One stretch of Podospora bellae-mahoneyi strain CBS 112042 chromosome 2, whole genome shotgun sequence DNA includes these proteins:
- a CDS encoding hypothetical protein (EggNog:ENOG503P6EY), translating to MKTPSAAIILALSAFAAAQELAPSPTESVGCEPHGDHWHCDGPRETAPATTATPVIITASEVVAVPATTTAAAHDDDHDHEQDHDHDEEDHDHEDEEGHDHDDHSAGVLPPSPTASIGCEPHGDHWHCDGPAPTTIATVTTSGVASGTGAPVITSTGPVVTAGAAAVHGGVGAVAGVLGLVGFMIAGI from the exons ATGAAGACACCCTCtgccgccatcatcctcgccctcagcGCCTTTGCGGCAGCCCAGGAGTTGGCACCTTCGCCTACCGAGTCTGTCGGGTGTGAGCCTCATGGTGATCACTG GCATTGCGATGGACCCCGCGAGACCGCCCCCGCAACGACTGCGACTCCGGTGATCATCACCGCTTCCGAGGTCGTTGCTGttcctgccaccaccacggctgCCGCCCATGATGACGACCATGACCACGAACAGGACCATGAtcatgatgaagaggatcatgatcatgaggacgaagagggcCACGACCATGACGACCACAGCGCCGGTGTCctgccccccagcccaaccgCTTCCATCGGGTGCGAACCTCATGGCGACCACTGGCACTGCGATGGACCTGCTCCCACCACTATCGCTACCGTCACGACCAGCGGTGTCGCTTCTGGAACTGGCGCTCCTGTCATCACAAGCACTGGTCCTGTTGTCACTGCCGGTGCTGCGGCTGTTCATGGGGGTGTCGGCGCCGTTGCTGGCGTGTTGGGCTTGGTTGGCTTTATGATAGCTGGGATTTGA
- the HET-R gene encoding Heterokaryon incompatibility NOD-like receptor R (EggNog:ENOG503NYUK; COG:S), with protein sequence MRLLERDDTGDFHLKDLPSNAIPPYAILSHTWGDEEVLFKDLVDGTGRKNAGYAKVQFCGDQAWRDGLKYFWIDTCCIDKSDAVELQHALNSMFQWYRNAIKCYVYLTDVSISKQDADGNSSWELAFRTCRWFTRGWTLQELIAPTIVEFFSKECERLGDKKSLEQEIHDITGIPLKALQGRPLSDFSIAERMAWIEKRDTKLEEDKVYSLFGIFDVHIPVIYGEGKQKALKRLRDKIREDFLCLGKLWSADPRDPHHEKERIELAKGGLLADAYRWVLDNPEFLQWRHNSESRLLWIKGDPGKGKTMLLCGIIDELEQPITASGGNLAYFFCQATDSRINSAIAVLRGLIYLLARRQPRLLSYLPENTYASDDAMAWVVLSKVLRRMLEDPDLKETYLVIDALDECVIDLPKLLDFVVISPGRVKWLLSSRNEVLIEEKLKPDVGRTRLSLELKANAMQVSHAIDAYIDGKLSGLASLQDDTPLKNQVRDILHQKANGTFLWVALVIQELSEDDVESWHALQIVEEVPPGLDRMYDRMLNEISRHKRDSEFCRRILLVATVAYRPLYLDEIGSLSELPEQIVGLTENIRKVVAKCGSFLTIREDKIYLIHQSAKDYLSASALIFPHGAPIAHRYICTRSLELMFQKLRRDMYGLVSPGFPIDQARTPEPDPLATVRYSCVFWVDHLRDSISDKDTPQRNTLDAVQTFLEQKYLYWLEALSLLRAISEGVIAIRKLEGLLGRTHQRQLTTFIRDAHRFVLSYRWIIEQAPLQAYTSALVFAPVGSLVKKRFRTEEPSWISTKPVVEADWNACLQTLEGHRGSVSSVAFSADGQRLASGANDGTVKIWDPSSGQCLQTLEGHWGSVSSVAFSADGQRLASGADDRTVKIWDPASGQCLQTLEGHRAWVTSVAFSADGQQLASGADDGTVKIWNPASGQCLQTLEGHWGRVSSVAFSADGQRLASGADDGTVKIWDPASGQCLQTLEGHWGRVSSVAFSADGQRLASGANDGTIKIWDPSSGQCLQTIEGHRGSVSSVAFSADGQQLASGADDGTVKIWDPAPGQCLQTLEGHRGSVSSVAFSADGQRLASGADDGTVKIWDPAPGQCLQTLEGHRGLVSLVAFSADGQRLASGAVDGTVKIWDPASGQCLQTLEGHRGLVFSVAFSADGQQLASGAVDGTVRIWDPASGQCLQTLEGHRGSVSSVTFSADGQRLASGAVDGTVKIWDPPSGQCLQTLEGHRGRISSVAFSADGQQLASGANDGTVKIWDPSSGQCLQTIEGHRGRVSSVAFSADGQRLASGANDGTVKIWDPSSGQCLQTLEGHRGRVSSVVFSADNQGAHGYVLRPDTTWVIYNGQNVLWLPPEYRPTCTAIQGRIVAIGCSSGRVFTIGFSRDK encoded by the exons ATGCGGCTCCTTGAACGTGACGATACCGGCGACTTCCACCTGAAGGACTTGCCCAGCAACGCGATTCCGCCTTACGCCATACTCTCACACACATGGGGCGATGAAGAGGTCCTCTTCAAAGATCTGGTGGATGGTACGGGCAGGAAAAATGCAGGCTATGCTAAGGTTCAGTTTTGCGGAGATCAAGCCTGGCGCGATGGGCTGAAATACTTCTGGATCGACACATGCTGCATCGACAAGTCAGACGCTGTCGAGCTCCAGCACGCTCTCAACTCCATGTTCCAGTGGTATCGTAACGCCATCAAATGCTATGTCTATCTCACAGACGTCTCAATCAGCAAGCAGGATGCCGACGGCAACTCTAGTTGGGAACTGGCTTTTCGGACATGCAGATGGTTTACCCGAGGATGGACTCTGCAGGAGCTTATTGCTCCAACGATCGTTGAATTCTTCTCTAAGGAGTGCGAGCGTTTGGGGGATAAAAAGTCTTTGGAACAAGAAATCCATGATATAACCGGAATTCCTCTAAAAGCTCTTCAGGGAAGACCTCTATCCGATTTCAGTATTGCCGAACGAATGGCGTGGATAGAGAAGCGCGATACAAAACTTGAGGAAGATAAGGTTTACTCGCTATTCGGTATCTTTGACGTGCACATACCGGTTATTTACGGCGAAGGAAAACAGAAGGCATTGAAGCGGCTGCGAGACAAGATCCGCGAGGATTTTCTCTGTTTAGGAAAGCTGTGGTCCGCTGACCCGCGAGACCCGCACCACGAGAAGGAGCGCATCGAGCTAGCAAAGGGTGGTCTGCTGGCTGATGCTTACCGCTGGGTCCTTGACAACCCCGAATTTCTGCAATGGCGCCATAACTCAGAGAGTCGACTTCTCTGGATCAAGGGCGACCCTGGCAAAGGCAAGACCATGTTGCTCTGCGGCATCATCGACGAGCTAGAGCAACCCATCACTGCTAGTGGTGGCAACTTGGCGTATTTCTTTTGTCAAGCTACCGACTCGCGCATCAATAGCGCAATTGCCGTGCTACGGGGGTTGATTTACCTCCTTGCTCGCCGACAACCGCGTCTTCTCTCTTATCTGCCCGAGAATACGTACGCTTCCGACGACGCAATGGCATGGGTCGTTCTATCGAAGGTTTTACGGCGTATGCTAGAAGATCCAGACTTGAAGGAAACCTACCTGGTCATTGATGCCCTTGACGAATGCGTTATCGACCTACCCAAACTTTTGGATTTCGTCGTCATTTCACCAGGACGCGTCAAGTGGCTCTTATCAAGTCGGAACGAGGTTCTTATTGAGGAGAAGCTGAAACCAGATGTTGGGCGGACGAGACTTAGTCTCGAGTTGAAAGCGAATGCGATGCAAGTGTCTCACGCCATCGATGCGTATATCGACGGCAAGCTATCAGGTCTCGCATCACTTCAAGACGACACGCCGTTGAAAAATCAAGTGCGGGATATTTTGCACCAAAAGGCAAACGGCACGTTCCTCTGGGTTGCTCTCGTTATACAAGAGCTcagtgaggatgatgttgagagcTGGCATGCTCTTCAAATCGTCGAAGAAGTGCCGCCAGGCCTAGATAGGATGTATGATCGCATGTTGAATGAAATCAGTCGGCACAAAAGGGACTCGGAATTTTGCCGGCGCATACTCTTGGTGGCCACGGTTGCATATCGCCCACTCTACTTGGACGAAATAGGCAGCTTATCTGAATTACCGGAGCAAATTGTGGGATTGACAGAGAATATTAGGAAAGTCGTGGCTAAGTGCGGATCGTTTCTCACCATCCGAGAAGACAAGATCTACCTTATCCATCAGTCAGCCAAGGACTACTTAAGCGCATCCGCCTTGATCTTCCCCCATGGGGCACCAATTGCCCACCGGTATATATGCACTCGATCGCTAGAGCTTATGTTTCAGAAGTTAAGACGCGACATGTACGGCTTAGTTAGCCCGGGATTTCCTATCGACCAGGCCCGCACGCCAGAACCGGACCCTCTTGCGACAGTACGGTATTCGTGCGTCTTCTGGGTTGACCACCTCCGCGATTCGATTTCTGATAAAGACACGCCACAACGCAACACACTGGATGCGGTTCAGACATTCCTTGAACAGAAGTATCTTTACTGGCTCGAAGCTCTTAGTCTACTCCGAGCTATATCGGAGGGTGTCATTGCCATAAGAAAGCTTGAGGGCTTACTG GGGCGAACTCATCAAAGGCAGCTAACAACCTTTATTCGGGATGCGCACCGGTTCGTTCTCTCCTACAGATGGATAATCGAGCAAGCCCCTCTTCAGGCGTATACATCAGCCCTCGTATTTGCACCGGTTGGCAGTCTAGTAAAGAAGAGATTTAGGACGGAAGAACCTAGCTGGATCAGTACAAAGCCAGTAGTAGAAGCGGACTGGAATGCATGCCTCCAGACACTCGAAGGCCATAGGGGCTCGGTTTCCTCGGTTGCCTTTTCAGCGGATGGCCAGCGGCTCGCATCCGGTGCGAACGACGGTaccgtcaagatctgggatcccTCCTCGGGACAATGCCTCCAGACGCTCGAAGGCCATTGGGGCTCGGTTTCCTCAGTTGCCTTTTCAGCGGATGGCCAGCGGCTCGCATCCGGTGCAGACGACCGTaccgtcaagatctgggatcccgCCTCGGGACAATGCCTCCAGACGCTCGAAGGCCATAGGGCCTGGGTTACCTCAGTCGCCTTTTCGGCGGATGGCCAGCAGCTCGCATCCGGTGCAGACGACGGTACCGTCAAGATCTGGAATCCCGCCTCGGGACAATGCCTCCAGACGCTCGAAGGCCattgggggagggtttcCTCAGTTGCCTTTTCGGCGGATGGCCAGCGGCTTGCATCCGGTGCAGACGACGGTaccgtcaagatctgggatcccgCCTCGGGACAATGCCTCCAGACGCTCGAAGGCCATTGGGGCAGGGTTTCCTCAGTTGCCTTTTCGGCGGATGGCCAGCGGCTCGCATCCGGTGCAAACGACGgtaccatcaagatctgggatcccTCCTCGGGACAATGCCTCCAGACGATCGAAGGCCATAGGGGCTCGGTTTCCTCGGTCGCCTTTTCGGCGGATGGGCAGCAGCTCGCATCCGGTGCAGACGACGGTACCGTCAAGATATGGGATCCCGCCCCGGGACAATGCCTCCAGACGCTCGAAGGCCATAGGGGCTCGGTTTCCTCGGTTGCCTTTTCGGCGGATGGCCAGCGGCTCGCATCCGGTGCAGACGACGGTaccgtcaagatctgggatcccgCCCCGGGACAATGCCTCCAGACGCTCGAAGGCCATAGGGGCTTGGTTTCCTTGGTCGCCTTTTCGGCGGATGGCCAGCGGCTCGCATCCGGTGCAGTCGACGGTaccgtcaagatctgggatcccgCCTCGGGACAATGCCTCCAGACGCTCGAAGGCCATAGGGGCTTGGTTTTTTCAGTTGCCTTTTCGGCGGATGGCCAGCAGCTCGCATCCGGTGCAGTTGACGGTACCGTCAGGATATGGGATCCCGCCTCGGGACAATGCCTCCAGACGCTCGAAGGCCATAGGGGCTCGGTTTCCTCGGTCACCTTTTCGGCGGATGGCCAGCGGCTCGCATCCGGTGCAGTCGATGGTaccgtcaagatctgggatcccCCTTCGGGACAATGCCTCCAGACGCTCGAAGGCCATAGGGGCAGGATTTCCTCAGTTGCCTTTTCGGCGGATGGCCAGCAGCTCGCATCCGGTGCAAACGACGGTaccgtcaagatctgggatcccTCCTCGGGACAATGCCTCCAGACGATCGAAGGCCATAGGGGCAGGGTTTCCTCGGTCGCCTTTTCGGCGGATGGCCAGCGGCTCGCATCCGGTGCAAACGACGGTaccgtcaagatctgggatcccTCCTCGGGACAATGCCTCCAGACGCTCGAAGGCCATAGGGGCAGGGTTTCCTCAGTCGTCTTTTCGGCGGATAATCAGGGGGCGCATGGGTATGTGTTGCGGCCAGACACGACCTGGGTCATCTATAACGGCCAGAATGTGCTATGGTTACCACCTGAATACCGCCCAACCTGCACTGCAATCCAGGGGCGGATAGTAGCTATTGGTTGTTCATCAGGGCGAGTTTTTACTATTGGCTTTTCAAGAGACAAATAA
- a CDS encoding hypothetical protein (EggNog:ENOG503NVJR; COG:S), which translates to MFEKDLASNKLPQWMFLTPNMDNSGHDTSVAYAGRWARNFITPLLADSKFNIPRTLAMLTFDDGSYSRNNQVYAVLLGSAVPTNKRGTTNGTAYGHYSVLKTVEVNWGLGNLAQNDVGANAFF; encoded by the coding sequence ATGTTCGAAAAAGATCTCGCATCCAACAAGCTCCCCCAGTGGATGTTCCTCACGCCCAACATGGACAACTCTGGCCATGACACCTCTGTTGCCTACGCCGGGAGATGGGCACGGAATTTCATCACCCCTTTGCTGGCTGATAGCAAGTTTAACATCCCGCGGACGTTGGCCATGTTGACTTTTGATGACGGGTCGTACAGCAGAAATAACCAGGTTTATGCTGTCTTGTTGGGGAGTGCTGTCCCGACGAACAAGAGGGGGACCACGAATGGGACGGCGTATGGACATTATAGTGTGCtgaagacggtggaggtgaattgggggttggggaactTGGCGCAGAATGATGTGGGTGCGAATGCCTTTTTCTAA
- a CDS encoding hypothetical protein (EggNog:ENOG503P55A) has translation MRQTGDQNDEITLRSWIRCRVGGGLAPGCHPSPHWPSMLVSAILPLSRFQKTNTTFRTRTRSQLGIGATITNYPEFVSSMDQHWSTSGVSFSGTERVIVYTSLETFDGGSFTGYYTYDINALRSAGYTITTSTQLSVSCAPTATSSAVGECEPHGDHWHCPPGVSEPITPPSPEPHTTHSAPSSGECEAHNDHWHCPPGVTEPTTPPAPSSTPVPITPGSDECEAHGDHLHCPDGVPEPTTPPPVITPTPTPFSSVTASASFTRTASDAPVVTAGADGKTRVGSHFLVLAAGVPFVFGMM, from the coding sequence ATGAGACAGACTGGTGATCAAAATGATGAAATCACTCTTCGCTCTTGGATTCGTTGTCGAGTTGGTGGCGGCCTTGCCCCAGGCTGTCACCCCAGCCCCCACTGGCCAAGCATGCTCGTAAGTGCCATCCTTCCGCTTTCGAGATTCCAGAAAACCAACACGACGTTCAGGACGAGAACCCGTAGCCAGCTTGGAATTGGCGCGACCATCACCAATTACCCCGAATTCGTCTCGTCAATGGACCAGCATTGGTCGACCTCAGGAGTTTCGTTCTCAGGGACAGAACGTGTGATTGTCTACACGTCTCTTGAAACATTCGACGGTGGCAGCTTCACAGGCTACTACACGTACGACATCAATGCCTTGCGCAGCGCGGGAtacaccatcacaaccagCACCCAGTTGTCTGTGTCATGCGCTCCCACAGCGACCAGCTCGGCGGTTGGCGAATGCGAGCCGCATGGTGATCACTGGCACTGTCCCCCAGGAGTATCAGAGCCAATTACGCCTCCTTCCCCGGAGCCCCATACTACTCACTCGGCTCCTAGCTCCGGGGAGTGTGAGGCTCACAATGACCACTGGCACTGCCCTCCAGGAGTTACAGAGCCCACTACCCCCCCagctccatcatcaactcctgtccccatcacccctgGCTCGGACGAGTGCGAAGCGCACGGTGATCATTTGCATTGTCCTGATGGCGTGCCAGAGCCAACGACGCCCCCACCCGTCATAACTCCTACGCCGACACCGTTCAGCTCAGTGACAGCATCGGCCTCATTCACTCGCACAGCATCCGACGCGCCTGTCGTTACGGCTGGTGCAGACGGCAAGACCAGAGTCGGGAGTCACTTTTTAGTATTAGCTGCAGGGGTACCGTTTGTATTTGGGATGATGTAA